One window from the genome of Chloroherpetonaceae bacterium encodes:
- a CDS encoding M14 family metallopeptidase, translating into MNWKIYQLLRFVLIVYTVQSSPLLAQSEIPFAPNSVYDLKVPTPKSILGFELGSRPVRHSDVLKFFQVLANHSNRIQLRTHGYSHEGKELIYAIVTKPENLEKFNELQAQRTRLSDPRFITQAEANSIAEKIPALAWMAYTVHGDELSGTDASLLLAYHLTASHDSLTLQLLSELIICIEPIENPDGRDRFVNMVYQWEGQVPNWDTQSLNHTGTWPRGRHNHYLFDLNRDWLVAVNPETQARIRAIQELKPQLIIDAHEMGSDKTYFFNPPDEPINHAVGDLTRKWWKIFGSEQAKSFDAYGWSYFTRDTYDEWYPAYGSSYPLYFGAVGILYEQGSTQGSVVKRSDGTIHTFRESVHHQFVSSISNLKTAANNRKSLLLDFYTLRKQGGVSGRKDDPLVFYLIPDTTSTRFQRFMELLKLHQIEVRSAEKEFNFDAYDYWSGKKGSRRFPKGTRIIPLDQPMGRLAKVMMEFDPRMTTSFLTEERKSLEKKSDSKIYDVTGWSVPIAYGLETYWSSQKPAISTQPASLVEEKQRRVISPENPPFNSSYGYLIRYNDERSIRALSTLFEKGFKVRTSEKPFSIGGSFYGSGTLLIRKHENAPELLSSLKNIAEANGIEIIPTSTALVESGSDLGGDAFPILLLPRIAILTGPGIDPTSFAPLWHLLDVRFKQRVTLLSTTDFNRFDLARYNVLLLPSGNLSLALNGSGQKKLKEWTENGGTVIAMEASASYLADSSVGFTRTALRSQVSKRLSEYEKAILNEESTVTVDSLSLWSGKIELSSQKQSNKGDELPPDFENRAKLFMPRGTIMAVQVHSEHWLGFGADRKVGATIFTSDILVAKPPVEVAARFENAENLRLSGLLWPEARQAWARTAYLTRESKGKGQVILFAGEPAFRAYYHATEQLLLNAIYLGPGLGTRFNLGW; encoded by the coding sequence ATGAATTGGAAGATTTATCAATTATTGCGTTTTGTACTTATCGTTTATACAGTGCAAAGTAGCCCATTATTGGCTCAAAGTGAGATTCCTTTCGCTCCAAATTCAGTGTATGACTTAAAGGTGCCGACTCCTAAATCTATTTTAGGGTTTGAGCTTGGGTCGAGACCGGTTCGCCATAGTGATGTGTTAAAATTTTTTCAAGTTTTAGCCAACCATTCAAATCGAATTCAACTTCGTACTCACGGTTATTCACATGAAGGGAAAGAACTGATTTATGCTATTGTGACGAAACCGGAGAACCTTGAAAAATTCAATGAGTTGCAAGCTCAACGCACAAGACTTTCAGACCCAAGATTTATCACTCAAGCAGAAGCAAATTCGATTGCTGAAAAAATTCCAGCACTTGCTTGGATGGCATATACGGTTCACGGGGATGAACTTTCAGGGACGGATGCTTCTCTACTACTTGCTTATCATCTTACGGCTTCTCATGATAGCTTAACATTACAATTGCTTTCTGAATTGATTATTTGTATCGAACCTATTGAAAACCCTGATGGTCGGGATCGATTTGTGAATATGGTTTATCAATGGGAAGGACAAGTTCCCAATTGGGACACGCAGAGTTTAAATCATACGGGGACTTGGCCAAGGGGCAGGCATAATCATTATCTCTTTGATTTGAATCGTGATTGGCTTGTTGCGGTTAATCCCGAAACACAAGCACGTATTCGTGCGATTCAGGAGCTAAAACCTCAACTTATAATTGATGCTCACGAAATGGGGTCGGATAAAACTTATTTCTTCAATCCGCCGGATGAGCCGATTAATCATGCTGTGGGTGATTTAACAAGAAAATGGTGGAAAATTTTTGGTTCGGAGCAAGCCAAGTCATTTGATGCTTACGGTTGGAGTTACTTTACTCGTGATACCTACGATGAGTGGTACCCTGCCTATGGGTCATCATACCCGTTATACTTTGGTGCCGTTGGAATTCTTTATGAACAAGGTTCAACCCAAGGCTCTGTGGTCAAACGATCCGATGGAACGATACACACCTTTCGTGAGTCGGTTCACCATCAATTCGTCAGTTCGATTTCGAACTTAAAGACCGCTGCAAATAACCGAAAATCTCTCTTGTTGGATTTTTATACGCTTCGGAAGCAAGGTGGTGTTTCGGGGCGAAAGGACGACCCTTTGGTTTTTTATTTAATACCAGATACAACGAGCACAAGGTTTCAACGCTTTATGGAACTTCTCAAATTGCACCAAATCGAAGTAAGAAGTGCTGAGAAAGAATTCAATTTTGATGCTTATGACTATTGGAGCGGGAAAAAGGGATCACGCCGATTTCCAAAGGGGACAAGAATCATTCCGCTCGATCAGCCAATGGGAAGACTTGCAAAAGTTATGATGGAATTTGACCCGAGGATGACAACCTCATTTTTAACTGAAGAGCGAAAATCATTGGAGAAAAAAAGTGATTCTAAGATTTATGATGTTACAGGTTGGTCAGTTCCCATTGCATATGGGCTTGAAACTTATTGGAGTTCTCAAAAACCAGCGATTTCAACTCAACCCGCTTCGCTTGTTGAGGAGAAGCAACGGAGGGTAATTTCACCCGAAAACCCACCTTTTAACTCGAGTTACGGGTATTTGATTCGATACAATGATGAACGCTCGATTCGTGCATTGAGCACCCTTTTCGAAAAGGGGTTTAAAGTACGCACTTCAGAAAAGCCGTTTAGCATTGGCGGTTCCTTTTATGGGAGCGGTACGCTTCTCATTAGAAAACACGAAAACGCTCCTGAATTGTTATCATCTTTGAAAAATATTGCAGAGGCTAATGGAATTGAAATAATCCCAACTTCGACGGCTTTGGTTGAATCCGGTTCTGATTTGGGGGGAGACGCTTTTCCTATTCTACTCTTACCAAGAATCGCTATTCTTACCGGTCCCGGTATTGACCCGACTTCTTTTGCACCATTGTGGCATCTTTTAGACGTTCGATTTAAGCAAAGGGTCACTCTACTTTCGACGACCGACTTCAACCGATTTGATTTGGCTCGATACAATGTTTTATTGCTTCCTTCAGGAAATCTTTCTCTTGCATTAAACGGATCCGGACAAAAAAAATTAAAGGAGTGGACGGAAAATGGCGGAACAGTTATTGCAATGGAAGCCTCTGCTTCATATTTGGCAGATTCCAGTGTTGGTTTTACTCGAACTGCGCTACGCTCTCAAGTATCAAAACGGCTTTCGGAGTATGAGAAAGCCATCCTGAATGAAGAATCAACAGTTACAGTGGATAGTCTTTCACTTTGGAGCGGAAAAATTGAATTATCATCTCAAAAGCAATCCAATAAGGGCGATGAACTTCCACCGGATTTTGAGAATCGCGCAAAACTCTTTATGCCACGCGGAACAATAATGGCGGTTCAAGTTCATTCTGAACATTGGCTCGGGTTTGGAGCCGATCGAAAGGTTGGTGCAACCATCTTTACTTCCGATATCTTAGTTGCGAAGCCGCCGGTGGAAGTTGCAGCACGATTCGAAAATGCTGAGAATCTTCGTCTTTCCGGGCTTCTTTGGCCTGAAGCCCGCCAAGCGTGGGCACGCACTGCTTATTTGACAAGGGAATCAAAGGGTAAAGGACAAGTAATTTTATTCGCTGGTGAACCTGCCTTTCGAGCATACTATCATGCCACAGAACAACTCCTGCTAAATGCGATTTACTTAGGACCGGGCTTAGGCACTCGGTTCAACTTAGGATGGTAA